The Myxocyprinus asiaticus isolate MX2 ecotype Aquarium Trade chromosome 19, UBuf_Myxa_2, whole genome shotgun sequence nucleotide sequence CTCCCCCTATATCTGTTCAGTGTGTCTGGCTGTATTCTAACTGGTGCTGATCTTGCCTTCatagggcacttcgaagggagcacaatccatgccaTAGGTTcgttccaaacagattttccatTACGAATCGCTTAAAAAATTAGATCTGACTGACCGTAATCACTTTTCAGCCATCTGACTCTCTCACAGTGGAGAGTAATTGTCttagaagggaatagggcatagggatgatcacttctgaatgggacaTGCCAACACGAGAGATGGACATGAGGAAAACTGTTTGAGCTTATTTATATAAActggaggtttcttgggatgtacagcttgAGTGAGTGCTCTTTATTATTAGTGTACTGTGATCCAAACATggatatattatcttttactcgcttgtttctcattcatctgcactggACTTGCACAACGGCTCCAGCCTCGTCGTAAGCAAAGACGTGTGCTGTGTGGGGTGGTTATGGATtgatgttgtcagttagatcattgtTCAGTTCTTAAGTCTTTGGAAAAGCTGGCTGGTATTGAGATTGCTTCTCATGTTTCCCCATTAAGCagctctgacatgagcagcatggtggaaagggtgtgtgtgttgctgtaaacaaaagcctattggctagtttttttaaatggcacGAGTCGTTTGACATGTTCTGCCCCCACACTTCCTGATTCATTGCTTGTACTTGCTGATACTTACCAGCGGTCTGTTTTCTGTCAACAGCTGGAAGCCCTCTGATTTCTTCCCAGAATCCCCGGCGTGCAGCAGATCACATTGGGCGAGCAGGAGGGCAAGCTCCGCGCTGGGAACTTCCATTAAAGAGTCCACCATCAGCCCGTCATCATCCTCTTCCTCGGCCTGGGAATCCTCTTGTCTCAGCGTGAGCACTGTGGCACAGCTCTGCTCATCCTCCTCATCCGAGTCTCTCCCGTCATCATCACCGtctttatctgtctctctgtcagtgtAGTCAGACTCAGCGTTGGAGTATGCCGTGGAGTATCTGTGAGAGTGGAAGAGCCGTTTGTCTGAGTGGTCAACTATTGAGTTTGGGGCAAGACTATCTGTTATGATATTATAATACTGTGACATACCCAGCCTCACTGTCGTCATAGAGACTGGTGGCTCCCGCGCTGGCAGTGAAATAAATGGAGCTGGAGCTCATGGACTCAGAGCGTTCCCTCGGCAGGAAGGTGCGCCGTCGCCGAGATCGTTGGCTCTCCTCCACAGTCCTCCTGAAAAGACAGGGAGACTCATATGAGATGAGAGAGAGTAAGATAAACAAGACAAAAGAACTTATTGTCTATAATAAAAGGGAACATTTACCATTATGTCAACCCGTTATAATTATTGGCCAAGTTGTGGAAATGGTTGAAAGTTTTAAATATCTTGGactgtttttaaaattgtaatctgaATTTTACTATAAACACTTATCACATTTATAAGTAGGCAATGCAACGCTTATACCCTCTTAGGAAGCTGAATAGCCTTCAAGTGAGCAAAGATATTTTGGAAATGGTTTACATTAGTTTGGTGGAAAGCATCATGAGGTATAATATTACATGTTGGTATGGAAACATAGGGGTCAAGAACAGGAATAAATGAACAAGAGGGTATGAGTGCAGTTGTGTGCATGTGCAGATGTGAAAAACTGTGTTTCATTGCTTTATGTAAGATGTTCTTAAACACCATGTGGGGGCCAAAGACACAATTCCACGTGAGTGGACAATAAAGATGAATGAAGATAAGGCTAGAGACTGAATCAGATGCGATTCAAACGAGCATGTGAGCGGCTCTTCTGTTCACCCACTTGACGTCCTCTGCGATGGTGGTGGTGATGTCCCTCAGACTCTCTCGCAGCTCAGCGATCTCATTCCGCAGACTGGACACACTCTTCGTCACTTCATCCAGAGTCTTCCTCAGTTCCATGTGCTGCTCAGGAGACAAACCCCTCACTGCTGCTGAAAGAGCCGCAGAGTccactgaaaacacacacacacacacacacacacacacacacacacacacacacacacagctcattAGTGTCATATTCACACATCTCTGTCTGTCACTATATGATCTCCCACTTTATTTGGCAAGAAAATACAGATTAAAATAACACCAAGAGTGAAAAGATGACGGTTCATACCCGCGTCATCAAGCGTGTTGTGCAGCAGCAGGCGGCTGTTTCTCCTCCTGAGGGCCTCTTTAATGATCAATAACGCGATCAGACCGGTGCTGACCGTCACACCGATACCGAGACCGATCGCTGCGTTTCTGCCGAACCAGCTCATCGTGTACAATCCGTCAAAATCCGCCTGAATACTCCGATATCAGCACATCTGCAATACTCTCACGTGTAACCgacacactttcactttcactttcatttccatCATTTAGAGATATAAACACGGCctctcattttaatttaattaattactggATATCTGAATCAATCATCAAACTAACTCGTTTGACAGTTGATGACAGCAAGGAGCTCTGAAGAATAGACGACAggcgtgtgtttatgtgtgtacatGGGTGCTCATTACCGCCCCTTGGCGGTCTGGAGGAATACCACTTACTGCGTTATGAAACAAGAATGATcaaatattgtaataaaaatgttACGAATAAATATTGAACGAAATATAAATTATTCATCATACATTTATatgaaaaattagaaaaaaatttttttacgagcaatatatgcaagaaatatttattatacataatacaaaattatatattaatttataaaaaaaatgtttacgaaTGATAGATCAAacgaaatatttattattaattctgaaaaaaaataatgtttttaatccATATGTATCAACTATATATTTTATACTCGATTTTCTTTAACTCTAGATATTACTCAATAATACTACAAAGCTGAGTTTTCTACTAGCAGATATACATTTTTTCAGGCTACACAGTACTGATTTTGGAAATTATGATACGATTAGTATAAAAAccgctaaaaaaacaaacaaacaaacaaacaaaaaaaaagtttattctgTACATAATCTTTTACCAAAATGAGTGAATACAGCCAAGATAAATATAAAGCAGTTTCAGGGCAATCcttacaaaaatgtgtttttacgtCATTTGCAAATATTGATTTGCTTGATAAAATCTATGGAGAATTTCAAAAGACACCTATTTAATCTCGTATgatgggctgtttttttttttttttttttgacataggCTACCAGTTGTCCACTCAAAAAGGAGTTCCAAGATGACATAATAGGTATGCAGTACTAATAActtctctttaattttttttttaattattattattgaatgaaTGGTGCAATTTAAAAGAATGACGTTAACAAAACACATGTAAACAACATATGAGTACCCGAAAGTAGTGCTATAAGCTATTATAAAAAAGAACAGTTAGCACTGCATTTGAGAAATACAggaaatggtatatatatatatatatatatatatatatatatatatatacaattatatacatgtgtgtgtgtgtgtgtgtgtgtgtgtgtgtgtgtgtgttatgcatttatttatttatttatttattagagtaTTTGAAGACTTTTCTCgaaataattaatttacatttttattccccTGACGatctatttgttttattattattttggtgctATTGTGACAGTGGGTGCATATTGTAATcctctatatttttatttttttgtaaaaaaattaaaaaatgagaaaataataTTCGCTATGTTGTTTGCGGGTCTGTGACGCTGAATGTAATGCGCATGCGCAGAATGAAAATAGAAGCTGCACGCAAGGCCTAGTAATTGCTGAACTCTGCTATCTTTCTGTTATGTTTTATTAGTTTAAAAAATCTCTTATACCGAGGGAAAAACACGAGCATAATAAAAATGGAGATCGGAACCGAGATTAGCAAGAAAATACGGGTAAAACATGTAGAATTTGTAACATTTGAGCAAGTTTAGCATGCTAACTTAGCTACACAGCAGCTCTGTTTAAGCGTGTGTCCGCTGTTAAGTGTGTTTgtcttttattaattgtttttctcgtttataaagtgtatttgtctGTTGTTGAGTGTGTTTATTTGCGTTTTATCTACATCTGTTGAATTGTGTGTAGATGTCATTGATTTTCACCAAACAAGTACCATGGTGTTCTTTTTCAATGAACTTGTGGGCACCATGTAAATATACATGAAATTATGATGCACCATGTTTATaacaaattaccatggtattaccatttgataTTATTATTGTACCACAGTACAGTCAATGTTTGTAAGGTTATTATGGTAGTTAATGTCCGTatcacagtgcatgtaaatgtcttattcatgtTCGCCTGTAATAATCTCATTTCCTGTTTTTCAGGCTGCTATCAAAGGGAAGTTGCAGGAACTTGGTGCTTATGTTGGTAAGATCTCACATCAGTCCAAATTAAACACATTGATTCTTTAATTTTCAGCTAGTATATGATTTAGTTCTGTATTTTATCAACTGCATTTGATGAATGAAAACATCaaagtataaaatatataaaggtaTGTTCAAAATTGAAGGTTTTCAGATATAAATGTGAATGCAACATGTATTTACATGTATGcaaactacagttgaagtcagaagtttacatacacttagattgaagtcattacaACTCTttgttttaaccactctacagatttcatattatgtcatttaggacacctactttgtgcataacacaagtaatttttccaacaactgtttacagacagattgtttcacttttaattgactatatcacaattccagtgggtcagaattttacatacattaagttaactgtgcctttaagcagctttaagaagcctttagacagttagcttctaataggaggtgtactgaattggaagtgtacctgtggatggattttaaggcctaccttcaaactcagtgcctttttgcttgacatcatgggaaaatcaaaagaaaccaacgcctgaaggtaccatgttcatctgtacaaacaatgatacgcaaatataaacaccatgggaccatgcaaccatcataccgctcaggaacgaGACGCATTCTAGATGATGCATTcatgagatgaacgtagtttggtgcg carries:
- the rmdn3 gene encoding regulator of microtubule dynamics protein 3 encodes the protein MSWFGRNAAIGLGIGVTVSTGLIALLIIKEALRRRNSRLLLHNTLDDAVDSAALSAAVRGLSPEQHMELRKTLDEVTKSVSSLRNEIAELRESLRDITTTIAEDVKRTVEESQRSRRRRTFLPRERSESMSSSSIYFTASAGATSLYDDSEAGYSTAYSNAESDYTDRETDKDGDDDGRDSDEEDEQSCATVLTLRQEDSQAEEEDDDGLMVDSLMEVPSAELALLLAQCDLLHAGDSGKKSEGFQLLTENRPLYGDNVEFVWRLARAYSDMCETAHDREEKKNYAEQGHYEAEAALTRNGLSAECHKWFAVLARLSSQYVSIHGKLKSGRVLKEHLDRALALCDDDPICFYLLGRWCLEVTSLDWLEKKAAATLYKTPPTSSLNEALENFLKAEELNPGFSKSVRLYIAKCHKELGNMSEARNWVQLALNTPAGANEDSDSAALQEELKALIDSTTDKSTSNVN